The Halorhodospira halophila SL1 genomic sequence GGGCCGTAAACCCTAGCCGGCGCGCCGAACGCGGGGTTCGCCGACTCGGCAACGCAGAGACCGTACTGCGAACGCGCCCCGGTTACCTGCGCACCCCGCGCCCTGAGGCCGCACCAGTGGGCGAAGAACCTGTTGCTCTTCGTACCCCTGGCTACCTCCCATCAGTTCCTCGAACCGGAGCGGGTACTCCAGGCCCTCACTGCGTTCTTGGTCTTTAGCCTGGTCGCGTCGGCGGTCTATCTGATCAACGATCTGGTCGACCTCAAAGACGATCGGCAGCACCCGCGGGAGACGCGCTTGGCCGTGGGCTTTATAGGGTCGGCGATCACGCCGAAGACGGGGACCTCTCCCTGCCGCCCATTCGCCAGCGCCGATTCCCGGTTGACCCGCCGATCTCTCTGATCAATCGGTGGAGCGTTCGCTGGTTCAACACCCTGTTCTACCGGCGCGGGCACGGCAGGGAACAGGCAACGCGCGTCGACTACCAGCCGTATTTCTTCCCGCTGGACGCCATCCTCGAGTGGAACCGCGTCTACGGGCGCCGCGGCTTCCAGCAGTTCCAGTGCCTGCTGCCGGAGCCGCAGGCCCACGACGCCTTGCGCGAAATCCTGCAGACCATCGCAACCAGCGGTAGCGGCTCGCCCCTGGCCGTTCTCAAACGCTGCGGGGATGCCCCGTCCCCCGGTTTCCTCTCCTTCCCGGCACCCGGGATCACCCTGGCGCTGGACTTTCCCAACACCAAGAGCCTGACGCACAGGACGCTTCCAAGGCTTGACGCCATCATCCGAGAAGCTGGCGGACGCCTCTACCCGGCGAAAGACGCCCACATGAGCGGGGCCGATTTCCGTACCGGCTATCCCCAGTGCGAGCGAGTCGAAGCCCTGCGCGATCCGGCCCTGATGTCCCGATTCTGGGAGCGCGTTCTACCATGAGCAGACCGCGGATTGTCATCTTCGGCGCTACATCGGCGATCACCCAGGCCCTCGCTCGGCACTATGCCGAGAGCGGCGCCGCCCTCACCCTGCTCGGGCGGAACGAGGAGCGCCTTCAGGAAGTCGCCGCGGACCTGCGGGCTCGCGGTGCCGCCGACACGACGATCCTGCGCTTCGATGCCGACGACCCGCAGCAGCTGACAGCCGTCGTGGATCGATGCTGGCGCGAATCGGCGCCGGTGGATCTGGCGATCATCGGGTACGGGACCCTTCCCGATCAAGCAGCGTGCGAGCGCGAACCCGACCAGGCGGCCCAGGCCCTGGCGACAAACGGGGTCTCCGTCATCGTGCTGCTGCTCGCCCTCGCCCGCCATTTTGAAGGGCAAGACCACGGGTCCATCGCCGTCTTCAGCTCCGTGGCGAGGGACCGGGGCCGCCCCTCGAACGCCGTCTACGGGGCCGCCAAAGGGGCGGTCTCGATCTTCCTCTCCGGACTCCGGGCCCGGTTGCACAAGAGCGGCGTCCACGTGCTCACCATCAAACCGGGATTCGTGGACACCCCGATGACCCAGGGCCTGGCCCTGCCGCGGGTGCTGCTGACCACCCCGGAACGGGTCGCCGCCGACTTGCGCAAGGCCATTCAACGGCGCCGAAGCACGCTCTATACCCCTTGGTTCTGGCGCTGGATCCTGTTGATCATCCGGAGTATCCCGGAGCCACTTTTTAAGAGGCTGTCGCTATGAACCGGCCAGACACGGACCCACCCGCCCGGATCGTCCTGCCCGGCGGAGCGGGCCTCGTCGGTCAGAACCTGGTGGTGCGCTTGAAGGCGCAGGGCTACAGCGATCTGGTGGTCCTCGACAAGCACAAAGCGAATGTCGCCACCATGCGCCGCCTTCATCCCGATTTGACCATCGAGGAGGCCGACCTGGCCGAGCCTTGGCGCCTGGACCGAGCATTTCCGGGGTGCGGATGCTGTGGTCATGCTCCAGGCCCAGATCAGCGCCAAGGACGAGCCCCCCTTTCGGCGCAACAACCTGACGAGCACCGAGCGGGTCCTCGAGGCGATCCAGCACCACCAGGTGCCGTACACCGTCCATGTCAGTTCCTCGGTGGTGCAGTCCGTCGCCGAAGACGCCTACGCCCGCACCAAGACCGAGCAGGAGCGGTTGTTCCTCGACAGCGGCGTCACGGGGATCGTTCTGCGCCCAACGCTGATGTTCGGCTGGTTCGACCGCAAGCACCTCGGCTGGCTCGCCCGGTTCGTGCGGCGAATGCCGATCTTCCCGATCTCGGGGCACGGCCGCTACCCGCGCCAACCGCTCTACGTCGGCGACTTCTGCGCGATTATCGCGCGCTGCCTGGAGCAGCGCCCGGTCGGCGGATGCTACGACATCTCCGGGCTGGAGTACGTCGACTACGTGGACCTCATTCGCGAATTACGCCGAGCAACCGGCGCACGGTGTCGGATCGTCCACCTGCCCTATACGCTCTTCGCCGCACTCCTGCGGCTCTACGCGGTCTTCTCCAGCAATCCACCCTTTACCGTGGATCAGCTTCACGCGCTGACCGCCGGGGATGAGTTCGCGGTCATCGACTGGCCGACGCGCTTTGGGGTCCAACCGACACCGCTTCGGGACGCGCTGGAAGAGACCTTCAATGATCCGCGGTACAGCGACGTCGAGCTGAGCTTTTGACTATGGCCGAGAACACGCAACACACCCGCCCCCGGGTGGCGATCATCGGCGGCGGCCCGATGGGCCTTGCCGTCGCCTATGAGCTGCTGCTCCGCGGCCACCCTGTGGATATCTACGAGGCCGGCCCCGTGCTGGGCGGCATGTCGGCTGCATTCGAGTTCTCGGGCACGGCGATCGAACGCTACTACCATTTTATTTGTGCCACTGATGAGTCGATGTTCGCCCTGCTGCGAGAACTCGACCTGGAGGAGGCCCTGCACTGGCAGCCGACCGAGATGGGGTACTTCATTGACGGCGAACTGCACGACTGGGGTAATCCCGTTGCCCTGCTCAAACTGCCGCACCTCGATCTGATCTCGAAATTCCGTTACGGCGTCCACGCGTACCTGAGCACTCAACGACGCAACTGGGCATCCCTGGATCGGCTCGAGGC encodes the following:
- a CDS encoding SDR family oxidoreductase produces the protein MSRPRIVIFGATSAITQALARHYAESGAALTLLGRNEERLQEVAADLRARGAADTTILRFDADDPQQLTAVVDRCWRESAPVDLAIIGYGTLPDQAACEREPDQAAQALATNGVSVIVLLLALARHFEGQDHGSIAVFSSVARDRGRPSNAVYGAAKGAVSIFLSGLRARLHKSGVHVLTIKPGFVDTPMTQGLALPRVLLTTPERVAADLRKAIQRRRSTLYTPWFWRWILLIIRSIPEPLFKRLSL
- a CDS encoding NAD-dependent epimerase/dehydratase family protein, with the translated sequence MLQAQISAKDEPPFRRNNLTSTERVLEAIQHHQVPYTVHVSSSVVQSVAEDAYARTKTEQERLFLDSGVTGIVLRPTLMFGWFDRKHLGWLARFVRRMPIFPISGHGRYPRQPLYVGDFCAIIARCLEQRPVGGCYDISGLEYVDYVDLIRELRRATGARCRIVHLPYTLFAALLRLYAVFSSNPPFTVDQLHALTAGDEFAVIDWPTRFGVQPTPLRDALEETFNDPRYSDVELSF